A genomic window from Cryobacterium sp. SO2 includes:
- a CDS encoding crosslink repair DNA glycosylase YcaQ family protein yields the protein MVQTLSPALARRIALAAQGFGRPAAAPGAAAPGIRQLGALVERLGLLQIDSVNVFERSHYVPAFSRLGPYDKAQLDRLSTGAKPRLTEYWVHEASLIPVDDWPLFRWRMQAFRGRAASDDAHWSQVNAPMLAWLRDELAANGPMRASAIEHDANKRSGPWWGWSDVKIGLETLFRWGDVVSGGRERFERVYALPEQVFGSDLLNRQVSAADAHRALIAQSARAHGIGTVKDLADYFRLRTEPARAAIDELVDSGELLPVQVPGWGRNGAPGAAWLHRDARLPRTMDVAAVLSPFDPVVWERARAERMFGFHYRIEIYTPKEKRQFGYYVLPVLLGDTIVGRVDLKNDRQAGVLRVQASWAEAGAPADTAARLAGVLRSTAAWQGLDAIEVVPRGTLAAGLAAELA from the coding sequence GTGGTCCAGACTCTCTCCCCCGCCCTCGCCCGCCGCATCGCGCTCGCCGCCCAGGGCTTCGGCCGGCCGGCTGCGGCGCCCGGCGCCGCTGCTCCGGGCATCCGTCAGCTCGGCGCGCTGGTGGAGCGGCTGGGACTGCTGCAGATCGACTCGGTCAACGTGTTCGAGCGCAGCCACTACGTGCCCGCGTTCAGCCGGCTCGGCCCGTACGACAAGGCCCAGCTCGACCGGTTGAGCACCGGCGCGAAACCGCGGCTGACCGAGTACTGGGTGCACGAGGCATCGCTGATCCCGGTCGACGACTGGCCGCTGTTCCGCTGGCGGATGCAGGCCTTCCGGGGCCGGGCCGCGAGTGACGACGCCCACTGGTCCCAGGTCAACGCCCCCATGTTGGCCTGGCTGCGGGACGAACTGGCGGCCAACGGCCCCATGCGCGCCAGCGCCATCGAGCACGACGCCAACAAACGCAGCGGCCCGTGGTGGGGCTGGTCAGACGTGAAGATCGGCCTGGAGACCCTGTTCCGCTGGGGTGACGTGGTCAGCGGCGGCCGGGAGCGGTTCGAGCGGGTCTATGCGCTGCCCGAGCAGGTCTTCGGCTCCGACCTGCTGAACCGGCAGGTCTCCGCCGCCGACGCCCACCGCGCGTTGATCGCCCAGTCCGCCCGGGCACACGGCATCGGCACGGTGAAAGACCTGGCCGACTACTTCAGGTTGCGCACCGAGCCTGCCCGCGCCGCCATCGACGAGCTCGTCGACAGCGGCGAACTTCTGCCGGTGCAGGTTCCCGGCTGGGGGCGAAACGGCGCGCCCGGCGCCGCCTGGCTGCACCGGGATGCCCGGTTGCCGCGCACGATGGACGTTGCTGCAGTGCTCAGCCCGTTCGACCCGGTGGTCTGGGAGCGCGCGCGTGCGGAGCGGATGTTCGGCTTCCACTACCGGATCGAGATCTACACGCCCAAGGAGAAGCGTCAGTTCGGTTACTACGTGTTGCCGGTGCTGCTGGGCGACACCATCGTGGGCCGGGTCGACCTCAAGAACGACCGCCAGGCCGGGGTGCTACGGGTGCAGGCCAGCTGGGCCGAGGCCGGAGCCCCGGCCGACACGGCCGCGCGCCTGGCCGGGGTGCTGCGGAGCACCGCCGCCTGGCAGGGCCTGGACGCCATCGAGGTGGTCCCCCGCGGCACCCTCGCCGCCGGCCTGGCGGCCGAACTGGCCTAG
- a CDS encoding M48 family metalloprotease, protein MYSAIARNKRNTVFIIVLFLVIITGLGWLANAVYGQGGYGILILTIVIAAGYALVQYFAAGRQAISMSGGIRVNSVTDHPRLWRIVENLSITTGTPMPEVYIINDPAPNAFATGRDPQHAIVAATTGLLDIMDDAELEGVMAHEIGHVRNYDIRVSMIVFGLVVAVGFISDMFLRMAFFGRNNNSNGNPVVLVFGLVAMIVAPLIASIVQLAVSRQREYLADATGALTTRQPDALASALAKLGEYGRPMRKQNTSMAHLWIADPLKPGVMDKLFATHPPLNERIERLHAMGSKF, encoded by the coding sequence ATGTATAGCGCGATCGCGCGGAACAAGCGCAACACCGTCTTCATCATCGTGCTCTTCCTGGTGATCATCACCGGGCTCGGTTGGCTGGCCAACGCCGTCTACGGCCAGGGCGGCTACGGCATCCTGATCCTCACGATCGTCATCGCCGCCGGGTACGCGCTCGTGCAGTACTTCGCGGCCGGCCGCCAGGCCATCTCGATGAGCGGCGGCATCCGGGTGAACAGCGTCACCGACCACCCGCGACTCTGGCGCATCGTGGAAAACCTGTCGATCACGACAGGCACCCCCATGCCGGAGGTCTACATCATCAACGACCCGGCGCCCAACGCCTTCGCCACCGGTCGCGACCCGCAGCACGCCATCGTGGCCGCCACCACCGGCCTGCTCGACATCATGGACGACGCCGAGCTCGAGGGAGTCATGGCCCACGAGATCGGGCACGTGCGCAACTACGACATCCGGGTGTCGATGATCGTCTTCGGCCTCGTCGTGGCCGTCGGCTTCATCTCCGACATGTTCCTGCGGATGGCATTCTTCGGCCGCAACAACAACAGCAACGGCAACCCCGTCGTGCTGGTGTTCGGCCTCGTGGCCATGATCGTGGCGCCGCTGATCGCGTCGATCGTGCAACTGGCCGTGTCCAGGCAGCGCGAGTACCTGGCGGATGCCACGGGCGCGCTCACGACGCGGCAGCCGGATGCGCTGGCCAGCGCCCTGGCCAAGCTGGGCGAGTACGGCCGCCCGATGCGCAAGCAGAACACCTCGATGGCGCACCTGTGGATCGCCGACCCGCTCAAGCCCGGCGTGATGGACAAGCTCTTCGCCACGCACCCGCCGCTGAACGAGCGCATCGAGCGCCTGCACGCGATGGGCAGCAAGTTCTAG
- a CDS encoding LemA family protein, with the protein MEWLIPVLIVVVLVAIAGIYLWATYNSLVTLKVRVDEAWSDITVQLKRRADLIPNLIETVKGYAAHEKSVFENVTKARAETLSAQGPVDAAAAENHMQTALKSIFAVAEAYPQLQASQNYLQLQGELVDTEDKIQASRRFYNGGVRELNTKMQTFPNHLFAKNLGFTQREFFEVSDSAAIAEPPRVQF; encoded by the coding sequence ATGGAATGGCTCATCCCGGTCCTCATCGTTGTCGTACTCGTTGCGATCGCGGGTATCTACCTGTGGGCGACCTACAACTCGCTCGTCACGCTCAAGGTACGGGTGGATGAAGCGTGGAGCGACATCACCGTGCAGCTCAAGCGCCGCGCCGACCTGATCCCCAACCTGATCGAAACCGTCAAGGGCTACGCCGCCCACGAGAAGTCAGTCTTCGAGAACGTCACCAAGGCTCGCGCCGAGACCCTGTCTGCCCAGGGACCGGTCGACGCCGCGGCCGCCGAGAACCACATGCAGACCGCCCTGAAGAGCATCTTCGCGGTCGCCGAGGCGTACCCGCAGTTGCAGGCCAGCCAGAACTACCTGCAGCTGCAGGGCGAGCTCGTCGACACCGAAGACAAGATCCAGGCGTCGCGCCGGTTCTACAACGGTGGCGTGCGCGAGCTGAACACCAAGATGCAGACCTTCCCGAACCACCTGTTCGCGAAGAACCTCGGCTTCACGCAGCGCGAGTTCTTCGAGGTCAGCGACTCCGCGGCCATCGCCGAGCCGCCCCGCGTCCAGTTCTAG
- a CDS encoding ABC transporter ATP-binding protein: MDTASSPAVVVSDLHACRGAQRVLRGLSLTIPAGQVVGLIGPSGSGKTTLMRAIVGVQIVQSGAVNVLGRPAGSAELRRRVGYVTQDASVYDDLTVRQNLDYFRAVLGAGRSEVTRVLEATDLGRSAHQLTGSLSGGQRSRVSLAVALLGSPELLVLDEPTVGLDPVLRRDLWTMFHALAAAGTSLLVSSHVMDEAARCDRLLLMRDGEILADDTPAGLLVATGTADIEAAFLSLIGDGA; this comes from the coding sequence ATGGATACAGCGTCGAGCCCGGCTGTCGTGGTGTCGGACCTGCACGCCTGCCGGGGCGCGCAGCGGGTGCTGCGCGGCCTCAGCCTCACGATCCCCGCCGGGCAGGTCGTGGGACTGATCGGGCCGAGCGGCTCGGGCAAGACCACCCTGATGCGGGCGATCGTCGGCGTGCAGATCGTGCAGTCCGGTGCCGTGAACGTGCTCGGCCGGCCGGCCGGCTCTGCCGAGTTGCGGCGCCGGGTGGGCTACGTCACCCAGGACGCCAGCGTCTACGACGACCTCACCGTGCGGCAGAACCTGGACTACTTCCGGGCGGTGCTGGGCGCCGGGCGCTCGGAGGTGACGCGGGTGCTCGAGGCCACTGACCTGGGCAGGAGCGCCCACCAGTTGACCGGTTCGCTCTCCGGCGGTCAGCGCAGCCGGGTGTCGCTGGCCGTTGCGCTGCTGGGCTCCCCCGAACTCCTGGTGCTGGACGAGCCGACGGTGGGCCTGGACCCGGTGCTGCGGCGGGACCTGTGGACGATGTTCCACGCCCTGGCGGCCGCCGGAACCAGCCTGCTGGTCTCCAGCCATGTCATGGACGAGGCCGCCAGGTGCGACAGGCTCCTGCTGATGCGGGACGGCGAGATCCTGGCCGACGACACCCCCGCCGGGCTGCTCGTGGCCACCGGCACCGCTGACATCGAAGCCGCCTTTCTCAGCCTGATCGGGGACGGCGCATGA
- a CDS encoding ABC transporter permease, with protein MTPSRTLATAGRVLTQIRHDPRTIALLLLVPSLLIGLVAWIFSDTDVFESVGPAMIALFPFIVMFLVTSITTLRERRTGTLERLLSMPLGRGDLILGYTLAFGLLAVLQSSLAALFAVTVCGLSISGSVWLLVAVAVADAVLGTTLGLLASAFARTEFQVVQFMPLLVFPQILLGGIFLPRDQLPDVLQAIGDALPLSHAIDALAAVASGSEDDAYVLGELLIILAWIVGAVVLGSITLRRRTP; from the coding sequence ATGACCCCGTCGCGCACCCTCGCCACGGCGGGCCGGGTGCTCACCCAGATCCGGCACGACCCGCGCACCATCGCGCTCCTGCTGCTGGTGCCGAGTCTGCTGATCGGGCTCGTGGCCTGGATCTTCTCCGATACCGACGTGTTCGAATCGGTCGGTCCCGCGATGATCGCCCTCTTCCCGTTCATCGTGATGTTCCTGGTCACGAGCATCACCACGCTGCGGGAGCGACGCACGGGCACCCTCGAACGGCTGCTGTCGATGCCGCTGGGCCGCGGCGACCTGATCCTGGGCTACACGCTCGCGTTCGGGTTGCTCGCCGTGCTGCAGTCGAGCCTGGCGGCGCTGTTCGCGGTCACGGTCTGCGGGCTCAGCATCTCGGGGTCGGTCTGGCTGCTCGTGGCCGTGGCGGTGGCCGACGCCGTGCTGGGCACCACCCTCGGCCTGCTCGCAAGCGCCTTCGCCCGCACCGAGTTCCAGGTTGTGCAGTTCATGCCGCTTCTGGTGTTCCCGCAGATCCTGCTCGGCGGTATCTTCCTGCCGCGCGACCAGCTGCCGGATGTGCTCCAGGCGATCGGGGACGCCCTGCCGCTCTCGCACGCCATCGACGCGCTGGCCGCCGTGGCCTCCGGCAGCGAAGACGACGCCTATGTGCTCGGCGAGCTGCTGATCATCCTGGCCTGGATCGTGGGTGCGGTGGTGCTGGGCTCGATCACCCTGCGCCGCCGCACCCCGTGA
- a CDS encoding family 1 glycosylhydrolase: MNSNTPASRAWQHRAGELGDRLPTGLLIGTATSGFQIEGGARDVGRGESVWDPFTRAPGRILDGQNASVAADHIGKLDDDVTLLRELGGDVYRFSFAWPRLQPDGRGALNRAGLAFYDRLLDQLLASGISPMATLSHWDIPLALRGGWLNRDTAKRLGDYAHQMGEVFGDRIDSWVTVDSPAAVAFNGYAVGLHAPGETLLFDALPAAHHQLLGHGLAVQGLRAADVRGQIGMSNVHSPVQPATDREADRDAATLYDLLHNRLFADPVLLGRYPDPAGVFENELRYLHEIEPDDLAAIHQPLDFYGVTYHQPSRVKAGANVPVRAAGQGRDTDTTGQDTPAIHRLPFRLVPFREHPVTGSGRPNAPEYLPVLLAELQDRYAEALPPVYLTAIGAAYPDRTDVRGAVTDLARIDYLAEHLVAAVEAVAPGGAAAGVHLRGILIWSLLDSFEWAAGYSQRYGLVHVDFLDPSRPRTPKLSYRWLQQLLASR; encoded by the coding sequence ATGAACAGCAACACCCCGGCGTCCCGCGCCTGGCAGCACCGGGCCGGGGAGCTGGGCGACCGGCTGCCGACGGGCCTTCTCATCGGAACCGCCACCTCCGGGTTCCAGATCGAGGGCGGCGCCCGTGACGTCGGCCGCGGCGAATCCGTCTGGGACCCGTTCACGCGAGCGCCCGGCCGCATCCTGGACGGACAGAACGCGTCGGTGGCCGCCGACCACATCGGCAAGCTCGACGACGACGTCACCCTGTTGCGCGAACTGGGCGGGGACGTCTACAGGTTCTCCTTCGCCTGGCCGCGCCTGCAGCCCGACGGCCGCGGTGCCCTCAACCGCGCCGGGCTGGCCTTCTACGACCGCCTGCTCGACCAGCTGCTGGCCAGCGGCATCAGCCCGATGGCCACGCTCTCGCACTGGGACATCCCGCTGGCGCTGCGCGGCGGGTGGCTGAACCGCGACACTGCCAAGCGGCTCGGCGACTACGCCCACCAGATGGGCGAGGTCTTCGGTGACCGCATCGACTCCTGGGTCACCGTCGACTCGCCGGCCGCCGTGGCCTTCAACGGGTACGCGGTCGGGCTGCACGCCCCGGGCGAGACGCTCCTGTTCGACGCCCTGCCGGCCGCCCACCACCAGCTGCTCGGCCACGGCCTCGCGGTGCAGGGCCTGCGCGCCGCGGATGTGCGCGGCCAGATCGGCATGAGCAACGTGCATTCTCCCGTGCAGCCGGCCACCGACCGGGAAGCCGACCGGGATGCCGCCACCCTCTACGACCTGCTGCACAACCGCCTGTTCGCCGACCCGGTGCTGCTGGGCCGCTACCCCGACCCGGCGGGCGTGTTCGAGAACGAGCTGCGCTACCTGCACGAGATCGAGCCGGACGACCTCGCCGCCATCCACCAGCCGCTGGACTTCTACGGCGTCACCTACCACCAGCCCAGCCGGGTCAAGGCCGGCGCCAACGTCCCGGTGAGGGCGGCGGGCCAGGGCCGAGACACGGACACCACCGGCCAGGACACCCCGGCGATCCATCGGCTGCCGTTCCGCTTGGTGCCCTTCCGTGAGCATCCGGTCACCGGATCGGGCCGGCCGAACGCGCCGGAGTACCTGCCCGTGCTGCTGGCAGAACTGCAGGACCGCTACGCCGAGGCCCTGCCGCCCGTGTACCTCACCGCGATCGGCGCCGCCTATCCGGACCGAACGGATGTGCGCGGCGCGGTGACCGACCTGGCCCGCATCGACTACCTGGCCGAGCACCTCGTGGCGGCCGTCGAGGCCGTGGCGCCGGGGGGCGCCGCCGCGGGAGTGCACCTGCGCGGCATCCTGATCTGGTCGCTGCTGGACTCCTTCGAGTGGGCCGCCGGGTACAGCCAGCGTTATGGCCTGGTGCACGTGGACTTCCTCGACCCGTCCCGCCCGCGCACCCCCAAGCTCTCCTACCGCTGGCTGCAGCAGCTCCTGGCGTCCCGCTGA
- a CDS encoding D-arabinono-1,4-lactone oxidase: protein MSASGALWRNWAHSESVIPARVERPTSAEAVRRAVLAAARTGSRIKAVGAGHSFSGIALAPGVQLDLDWSGVLAVDEAAGRVTLAAGTHLYELPALLRPYGLALENMGDVDRQTIAGATSTGTHGTGAGFTGLAGQIVAVTLVTGDGSLLHVSESENAELLPAVRLGLGALGILVDLTIQCVPTYLLHAVEKPEPFDEVVDAYPERSGTADHFEFYWFPHTDTVLTKTNTRLPASAARAPLGRMRRWADDELLANGIYRGTCAAGLVVPPLVPPINRLADRLTGHRDFTDFSHRVFVTNRTVRFHEMEYALPREQVPDALREVRALIEKRGWRISFPLEVRSAAADDIWLSTGFGRDTGYIAVHRYFRENPIEYFAGVEAIMRAHDGRPHWGKMHNLDADSLRQAYPHFDDFLAVRDRLDPERRFANRYLERVLGR from the coding sequence GTGAGCGCCAGCGGCGCGCTCTGGCGCAACTGGGCGCACAGCGAGTCGGTGATTCCCGCCAGGGTCGAGCGCCCCACCAGCGCCGAGGCCGTGCGCCGCGCCGTGCTCGCCGCCGCCCGCACCGGCTCGCGGATCAAGGCCGTCGGGGCCGGACACAGCTTCTCCGGCATCGCCCTGGCCCCCGGGGTGCAGCTCGACCTGGACTGGAGCGGGGTGCTCGCCGTGGACGAAGCCGCCGGCCGGGTGACCCTCGCCGCCGGCACCCACCTGTACGAGCTGCCGGCGCTCCTGCGCCCGTACGGCCTCGCCCTGGAGAACATGGGCGATGTCGACCGGCAGACCATCGCCGGCGCCACCTCCACCGGAACGCACGGCACCGGCGCCGGGTTCACCGGCCTCGCCGGCCAGATCGTGGCCGTGACCCTCGTCACCGGGGACGGCTCCCTGCTGCACGTCAGCGAGAGCGAGAATGCCGAGCTGCTGCCCGCCGTGCGGCTGGGCCTGGGCGCCCTGGGCATCCTGGTCGACCTCACCATCCAGTGCGTGCCCACGTACCTGCTGCACGCCGTGGAGAAACCCGAACCGTTCGACGAGGTGGTGGACGCCTACCCGGAGCGCAGCGGCACCGCCGACCACTTCGAGTTCTACTGGTTCCCGCACACCGACACCGTGCTGACCAAGACCAACACCCGGCTGCCCGCGAGCGCCGCCAGGGCACCGCTCGGCCGGATGCGCCGCTGGGCCGACGACGAACTGCTCGCGAACGGCATCTACCGCGGCACCTGCGCTGCCGGGCTGGTGGTCCCGCCGTTGGTGCCGCCCATCAACCGGCTCGCCGACAGGCTCACCGGACACCGCGACTTCACCGACTTCTCGCACCGGGTCTTCGTCACGAACCGCACGGTGCGCTTCCACGAGATGGAGTATGCGCTGCCGCGGGAGCAGGTGCCCGACGCCCTCCGCGAGGTGCGGGCGCTGATCGAGAAGCGCGGCTGGCGGATCTCCTTCCCCCTCGAGGTGCGCTCGGCGGCCGCCGACGACATCTGGTTGTCCACCGGTTTCGGCCGCGACACCGGGTACATCGCGGTGCACCGCTACTTCCGCGAAAACCCGATTGAGTACTTCGCCGGGGTCGAGGCGATTATGCGCGCGCACGACGGTCGCCCACACTGGGGGAAGATGCACAACCTGGATGCGGACTCCCTGCGCCAGGCCTACCCGCACTTCGACGACTTCCTCGCCGTGCGGGACCGGCTCGACCCGGAGCGTCGCTTCGCCAACCGCTATCTGGAAAGAGTCCTCGGCCGATGA
- a CDS encoding alanine racemase yields the protein MSPDLSLDLSVRPEAAPWRTPRAYWGGLTEATRGLDTPVGALHLDALRHNTHDMLNRASGTPIRVASKSLRVRRVLEAVLALPGYSGVLAYTLAEALWLAETIDDVVVGYPSVDTEMIRRLGRSPELAGRVTLMVDSVDHLDIVDAVLPPASREKIRVCLELDASWNAPVLGHLGVWRSPVHTPEDARALAIAIVSRPGFELVGLMAYEAQIAGLVDQPAGRPLQGGVNRWVRNHSITDIGTRRAAAVAAVRQVADLEFVNGGGTGSLESTHADTSVTDIAAGSGFFGGHLFDNYSGFRPAPAAAFALSVVRKPTAATATLLGGGWIASGPPGADRSPRLVWPEGLKLVPREMAGEVQSPVTGPAARALRVGDRVWLRHTKSGELSEHLNEFALIHDGKVIDMLPTYRGEGKAFL from the coding sequence ATGAGCCCCGACCTCTCCCTCGACCTGTCCGTGCGGCCGGAGGCAGCGCCCTGGCGCACCCCGCGGGCGTACTGGGGCGGACTGACCGAGGCCACCAGGGGCCTGGACACCCCGGTCGGTGCGTTGCACCTCGACGCGCTGCGGCACAACACCCACGACATGCTGAATCGTGCCTCCGGCACCCCGATCCGTGTCGCCAGCAAGTCGCTGCGCGTGCGCCGGGTACTCGAGGCCGTGCTCGCCCTGCCCGGCTATAGCGGAGTGCTCGCCTACACCCTCGCCGAGGCGCTCTGGCTGGCCGAGACCATCGACGACGTCGTGGTCGGCTACCCGAGCGTCGACACCGAGATGATCCGGCGGCTGGGCCGCTCGCCCGAGCTCGCCGGCCGGGTGACGCTGATGGTCGACTCGGTCGACCACCTGGACATCGTCGACGCCGTGCTCCCGCCGGCGAGCAGGGAGAAGATCCGGGTCTGCCTCGAACTCGACGCATCCTGGAACGCGCCCGTGCTCGGCCACCTCGGCGTCTGGCGCTCGCCCGTGCACACGCCGGAGGATGCCAGGGCCCTCGCGATCGCCATCGTCTCCCGCCCCGGCTTCGAACTCGTCGGGTTGATGGCGTACGAAGCGCAGATCGCCGGGCTCGTCGACCAGCCGGCCGGGCGGCCGCTGCAGGGCGGAGTGAACCGCTGGGTGCGCAACCACTCGATCACCGACATCGGCACCCGCCGTGCCGCAGCGGTCGCGGCCGTGCGCCAGGTGGCCGACCTGGAATTCGTCAACGGCGGCGGCACCGGCTCGCTCGAGAGCACCCACGCTGACACCTCGGTGACCGACATCGCCGCGGGCAGCGGCTTCTTCGGCGGCCACCTGTTCGACAACTACTCGGGCTTCCGGCCGGCGCCGGCGGCCGCGTTCGCCCTGTCCGTTGTGCGCAAGCCCACGGCCGCCACCGCGACGCTGCTCGGCGGCGGCTGGATCGCCTCCGGCCCGCCGGGAGCCGACCGCTCACCGCGTCTGGTCTGGCCGGAGGGGCTCAAACTGGTGCCACGGGAGATGGCCGGAGAGGTGCAGTCGCCCGTCACGGGCCCCGCGGCGCGCGCGCTGCGGGTGGGTGACCGGGTCTGGCTGCGGCACACCAAATCCGGCGAGCTCAGCGAACACCTCAACGAATTCGCCCTGATCCACGACGGTAAGGTGATCGACATGCTGCCGACCTATCGAGGCGAGGGGAAGGCGTTCCTGTGA
- a CDS encoding TetR family transcriptional regulator has product MSAVDRRTALVSAALRVVADRGVAQATTRAIVAEAGMSLASFHYAFASRDELMTELIRSVVADETRAVLPDPTGPDATGPHSLRHLLRDGLQRYVDHLHAEPLREKAMLELTQYALRSPEMQHLAGEQYDRYHAFAAEALESAARRSGSTWLRPVDDVARLLVALTDGLTIAWLVDQDERATAALLDLIADSVAALGRPQ; this is encoded by the coding sequence ATGTCAGCGGTCGACAGGCGCACCGCCCTGGTGAGCGCCGCCCTGCGGGTGGTGGCCGACCGGGGCGTCGCCCAGGCCACGACCAGGGCCATCGTCGCCGAGGCGGGGATGTCGCTGGCCAGCTTCCACTACGCCTTCGCGAGCAGGGACGAGCTCATGACCGAGCTCATCCGCAGTGTCGTGGCCGACGAGACCCGCGCGGTCCTGCCGGATCCGACCGGTCCTGATGCCACTGGACCCCATTCCCTGCGGCACCTCCTGCGCGACGGCCTGCAGCGCTACGTCGACCACCTGCACGCGGAGCCGTTGCGCGAGAAAGCCATGCTCGAGCTCACCCAGTACGCCCTGCGGTCGCCGGAGATGCAGCATCTGGCCGGGGAGCAGTACGACCGCTACCACGCCTTCGCCGCCGAGGCCCTGGAGTCCGCGGCACGGCGCAGCGGCTCCACCTGGCTGCGACCCGTCGACGATGTGGCCCGCCTGCTCGTGGCCCTCACCGACGGTCTCACCATCGCCTGGCTGGTCGATCAGGACGAGCGGGCCACCGCGGCTCTGCTCGACCTGATCGCCGACTCCGTGGCCGCCCTGGGGCGACCGCAATGA
- a CDS encoding NAD(P)/FAD-dependent oxidoreductase, whose protein sequence is MPKILIVGGGYAGFYTAWKLEKWLRPGEAEVTMVDPLPYMTYQPFLPEVAAGSIDPRHSVVAHRRHLKKTNVLTAKVTNVNHAEKKATITPPVGEPWEFDYDIVVVTAGAVSRTFPIPGVADQAIGLKTIEEAVAIRDKVLTNFDKAAQLPAGPERDRLLTFVVIGGGFAGIEVFAELRSFASALLSKYPQIAFEDTHFHLIEAMGRIMPEVSESTALWVIKNLAERGAEVHLNTQLTSAVDGVIELSTGESFESDLIVWTAGVMANPGIVRNTDLPIEERGRLKVRTDLRVGTEDEIIDGAWGAGDITAVPDLSGGGVGGFCVPNAQHAVRQGKLMAKNIVAVLRGEGTAEYNHKNLGAVAGLGLGVGAFQSGKFALKGFPAWVAHRGYHGLAMPSWERKIRVVGGWVLNIFLGRDIVSLEAVQTPRAVFEQFASRPKPPVAAPVEAAPVKAPRAPRKAPVKKPVEVAAAESGTETVAAP, encoded by the coding sequence GTGCCCAAAATTCTCATCGTCGGTGGCGGCTACGCGGGGTTCTATACCGCCTGGAAGCTGGAGAAGTGGCTGCGCCCCGGCGAAGCCGAGGTCACCATGGTCGACCCGCTGCCGTACATGACGTACCAGCCGTTCCTGCCCGAGGTCGCCGCCGGATCCATCGATCCGCGCCACTCGGTCGTGGCCCACCGTCGTCACCTCAAGAAGACCAACGTGCTCACCGCGAAGGTCACCAACGTGAACCACGCCGAGAAGAAGGCGACTATCACCCCGCCCGTCGGCGAGCCCTGGGAGTTCGACTACGACATCGTCGTGGTCACTGCCGGTGCCGTGTCGCGCACCTTCCCGATCCCCGGGGTCGCTGACCAGGCCATCGGCCTGAAGACCATCGAGGAAGCCGTCGCGATCCGCGACAAGGTCCTCACCAACTTCGACAAGGCAGCCCAGCTGCCCGCCGGTCCCGAGCGCGACCGCCTGCTGACCTTCGTGGTCATCGGCGGCGGCTTCGCCGGCATCGAGGTCTTCGCCGAGCTGCGCTCGTTCGCGAGCGCACTGCTGTCGAAGTACCCGCAGATCGCCTTCGAGGACACCCACTTCCACCTCATCGAGGCGATGGGCCGCATCATGCCCGAGGTGTCGGAGTCGACCGCGCTCTGGGTCATCAAGAACCTCGCCGAGCGCGGTGCAGAGGTGCACCTGAACACCCAGCTCACCTCCGCCGTCGACGGCGTCATCGAGCTGTCCACTGGTGAGTCGTTCGAATCCGACCTCATCGTCTGGACCGCCGGCGTGATGGCGAACCCCGGCATCGTACGCAACACCGACCTGCCGATCGAAGAACGCGGCCGCCTGAAGGTGCGCACCGACCTCCGCGTCGGCACCGAGGACGAGATCATCGACGGCGCCTGGGGCGCCGGTGACATCACGGCCGTTCCCGACCTCTCCGGCGGCGGCGTCGGCGGCTTCTGCGTGCCGAACGCCCAGCACGCTGTGCGCCAGGGCAAGCTCATGGCCAAGAACATCGTCGCGGTCCTCCGCGGCGAGGGCACGGCGGAGTACAACCACAAGAACCTGGGCGCCGTCGCGGGCCTGGGCCTGGGCGTCGGCGCATTCCAGTCCGGCAAGTTCGCGCTCAAGGGCTTCCCGGCCTGGGTCGCCCACCGTGGCTACCACGGCCTGGCGATGCCGAGCTGGGAGCGCAAGATCCGCGTTGTCGGCGGTTGGGTCCTGAACATCTTCCTCGGCCGCGACATCGTGTCGCTCGAGGCCGTGCAGACGCCCCGCGCCGTATTCGAGCAGTTCGCTTCCCGGCCCAAGCCGCCGGTCGCCGCGCCTGTCGAGGCCGCTCCGGTCAAGGCTCCCCGCGCGCCGCGCAAGGCTCCGGTCAAGAAGCCCGTCGAGGTCGCCGCCGCCGAGTCCGGCACGGAGACCGTCGCCGCACCGTAG